The following proteins come from a genomic window of Sorghum bicolor cultivar BTx623 chromosome 3, Sorghum_bicolor_NCBIv3, whole genome shotgun sequence:
- the LOC8068056 gene encoding putative clathrin assembly protein At2g01600: MAALQSWRKAYGALKDTTTVSLANLNSDFKDLDVAIVRATNHVESPPKERHLRKIVAATSIARPRADVAYCIHALARRLAKTRNWIVALKTLVVIHRLLREGDPAFREEFLTFTQRVQILQLSNFKDDSSPIAWDCSSWVRTYGLFLEEKLECFRVLKYDIEAERLSKQGQGPEKGHSRTRELNSQDLLEQLPALQQLLYRLIGCRAEGAANNNYLVQYALAQVLKESFKIYCAINDGIINLVDKFFEMPKHEALKALDIYRRAGQQAGNLSDFYESCRGLELARNFQFPTLREPPQTFLSTMEEYVKEAPRMMPVIEPLELPEQLLLTYKPEEEEEEEVRESVPIAEEKLQVVEEPAPVPSSQIASPPRPEIADTGDLLGLGDSTHTVSAIEESNALALAILPTGVDNSTTTQQDRGFDPTGWELALVTTSSNMTPLSMESNLGGGFDKLTLDSLYDDGTYRQMQQQQLYGSAPPNPFMASDPFAVSNQVAPPPSVQMAAMAPQPQHLPMMIEANPFGPPQQHHAGMAPAANPFLDAGFGAFPAGNGMHPQTNPFGGAAQLL, translated from the exons ATGGCGGCGCTGCAGAGCTGGCGCAAGGCGTACGGCGCGCTCAAGGACACCACCACCGTCAGCCTCGCCAACCTCAACTCCGACTTCAAG GATCTGGATGTCGCGATCGTGAGGGCCACCAACCACGTGGAGAGCCCGCCCAAGGAGCGCCACCTGCGCA AGATTGTGGCGGCGACGTCCATCGCGAGGCCACGGGCGGACGTCGCCTACTGCATCCATGCGCTTGCCCGGCGACTCGCCAAAACCAGGAACTGGATT GTTGCCCTGAAGACACTTGTAGTGATCCATAGGCTTCTTCGGGAAGGTGATCCTGCATTCCGCGAAGAGTTTCTTACATTTACTCAGAGAGTGCAAATTTTGCAGTTATCAAACTTCAAGGATGATTCCAGCCCAATTG CTTGGGATTGTTCTTCATGGGTTCGCACATACGGTTTATTTTTGGAGGAAAAACTAGAATGCTTCAGGGTCTTGAAGTATGACATTGAAGCTGAGCGTTTATCAAAGCAAGGTCAAGGACCTGAAAAG GGCCACAGTAGAACCAGGGAATTGAATTCTCAGGACTTGCTGGAGCAATTGCCAGCACTGCAGCAATTATTATATCGACTTATTGGTTGTCGG GCAGAAGGAGCTGCAAATAACAATTATCTGGTGCAGTATGCTCTAGCCCAG GTTCTTAAAGAAAGCTTCAAAATTTATTGTGCAATAAATGATGGAATTATCAACCTTGTTGACAAG TTCTTTGAGATGCCAaagcatgaagcactaaaagcCCTTGACATTTACAGGAGGGCTGGCCAGCAG GCTGGAAACCTATCTGACTTCTATGAAAGTTGTCGAGGTTTAGAGCTCGCAAGAAATTTCCAGTTTCCCACTTTGAGGGAG CCACCACAAACATTCCTTTCAACCATGGAGGAGTATGTGAAGGAGGCTCCACGTATGATGCCAGTTATAGAGCCACTG GAGCTTCCTGAGCAGCTTCTTCTGACATACAaaccagaagaagaagaagaagaagaagttcgtGAGTCTGTTCCTATTGCAGAGGAGAAACTGCAAGTTGTTGAAGAACCTGCTCCAGTTCCTTCCTCCCAAATAGCTTCGCCTCCCAGGCCTGAGATTGCAGATACTGGTGATTTACTG GGGTTAGGTGATTCAACCCATACTGTGTCGGCAATAGAGGAGAGCAACGCATTGGCCTTGGCAATTCTTCCGACAG GTGTTGATAATTCAACAACTACACAGCAAGATAGAGGATTTGATCCAACAGGATGGGAACTTGCTCTTGTTACTACAAGCAGCAACATGACTCCACTGTCTATGGAGAGTAATTTG GGTGGTGGATTTGACAAGCTCACATTGGACAGCCTATACGATGATGGAACCTACAGGCAGATGCAGCAACAACAGCTATACGGCTCAGCCCCTCCCAATCCCTTCATGGCAAGCGATCCCTTCGCCGTGTCAAATCAAGTAGCTCCCCCACCGTCAGTTCAAATGGCAGCCATGGCTCCACAGCCCCAGCATTTGCCCATGATGATTGAAGCAAATCCCTTCGGACCACCACAGCAGCATCACGCGGGCATGGCTCCTGCAGCAAACCCCTTCCTCGATGCTGGGTTCGGTGCGTTCCCGGCAGGAAATGGAATGCATCCACAGACCAACCCCTTCGGAGGCGCCGCACAACTTCTCTAG
- the LOC8063104 gene encoding phosphoethanolamine N-methyltransferase 1, producing the protein MAAAAAAAVNGSLDVHERKAQRSYWEEHSGELTLEAMMLDSRAAELDKEERPEVLSLLPSYEGKSVLELGAGIGRFTGELAKTSGHVFAVDFIESAIKKNESTNGHYDNTSFMCADVTSPNLMIEANSIDLIFSNWLLMYLSDEEIDKLVERMVKWLKVGGYIFFRESCFHQSGDLERKVNPTHYREPRFYTKVFKECQTFNQDGTSFKLSLVTFKCIGAYVNIKKDQNQICWLWQKVNSLEDGGFQSFLDNVQYKATGILRYERIFGDGYVSTGGVETTKEFVDKLDLKPGQKVLDVGCGIGGGDFYMAEKYGTHVVGIDLSINMILFALERSIGRKCSVEFEVADCTTKTYPDHMFDVIYSRDTILHIQDKPSLFKSFFKWLKPGGKVLISDYCKSPGKPSEEFAAYIKQRGYDLHDVEAYGQMLKNAGFSHVIAEDRTDQFLSVLQKELDKFEKNKDDFLSEFAQGDYDDIVNGWKAKLQRTSAREQRWGLFVATK; encoded by the exons atggccgccgccgccgccgccgctgtgaATG GGAGCCTAGACGTGCATGAGAGGAAGGCGCAGAGGAGCTACTGGGAGGAGCACTCTGGGGAGCTCACCCTCGAGGCCATGATGCTTGACTCCCGAGCCGCCGAACTCGACAAGGAGGAGCGCCCCGAG gTTCTGTCTTTACTTCCTTCTTATGAAGGAAAATCTGTACTGGAACTGGGAGCCGGAATAGGTCGCTTTACTGGTGAACTGGCTAAGACATCTGGGCATGTTTTTGCAGTGGATTTCATTGAAAGTGCCATTAAAAAG AATGAAAGTACAAATGGTCACTACGACAACACATCATTTATGTGTGCTGATGTTACATCCCCGAACCTGATGATTGAAGCAAACTCCATTGATCTGATATTTTCAAACTGGTTGCTGATGTATCTTTCAGATGAGGAG ATTGACAAGTTGGTAGAAAGAATGGTAAAATGGCTGAAGGTCGGTGGCTATATCTTCTTTAGGGAATCTTGCTTCCATCAATCTGGAGATTTAGAAAGGAAAGTTAACCCGACACACTATCGAGAACCAAGGTTTTATACCAAA GTATTTAAAGAGTGCCAAACCTTTAATCAGGATGGCActtccttcaaactttctctgGTTACTTTCAAATGCATTGGAGCTTATGTAAACATCAAGAAAGATCAAAACCAG ATATGTTGGTTATGGCAAAAAGTAAATTCATTAGAAGATGGGGGATTTCAAAGTTTTTTAGACAATGTGCAGTACAAAGCCACTGGAATATTGCGCTATGAACGTATCTTTGGAGATGGTTACGTGAGCACTGGTGGAGTTG AGACTACAAAAGAATTTGTGGATAAACTGGATCTTAAGCCTGGACAGAAGGTGCTTGATGTTGGTTGTGGAATTGGGGGAGGTGATTTTTACATGGCTGAGAAGTATGGTACCCATGTTGTTGGTATTGACCTTTCCATTAACATGATATTGTTTGCCCTTGAGCGTTCCATTGGGCGTAAGTGCTCAGTTGAGTTTGAAGTCGCTGATTGCACCACTAAGACGTACCCAGACCACATGTTTGATGTCATCTACAGCCGTGACACTATCCTTCATATACAA GATAAACCCTCCTTGTTCAAAAGTTTCTTCAAATGGCTAAAACCTGGGGGAAAGGTCCTAATCAGTGACTACTGCAAGAGTCCTGGGAAACCATCAGAAGAGTTTGCAGCATACATTAAGCAGAGGGGTTATGATCTCCATGATGTAGAGGCTTATGGACAG ATGCTCAAGAATGCTGGTTTCAGTCATGTCATTGCTGAAGACCGAACTGACCAG TTCCTCAGTGTTTTACAGAAGGAGCTAGATAAATTtgagaagaacaaagatgatttccTGTCCGAGTTTGCCCAG GGGGATTACGATGATATCGTGAATGGATGGAAAGCAAAACTGCAGAGGACCTCTGCTCGTGAGCAGAGGTGGGGGCTGTTCGTCGCCACCAAGTGA
- the LOC8063105 gene encoding phosphomethylethanolamine N-methyltransferase encodes MNAPTAAVVSVNGKMGVEERQAQKSYWEEHSRNLTVEAMMLDSRAADLDKEERPEVLSLLPSFEGKSVLELGAGIGRFTGELAKTAGNVLALDFIESAIKKNESINGHYKNASFMCADVTSEDLVLPASSIDLIFSNWLLMYLSDEEVEQLVQRMVKWLKIGGYIFFRESCFHQSGDSKRKVNPTHYREPSFYTKVFKECHTFDQDGNSFELSLVTCKCIGAYVKNKKNQNQICWLWQKVQSTEDKGFQRFLDNVQYKTSGILRYERIFGEGYVSTGGIETTKEFVDKLDLKPGHKVLDVGCGIGGGDFYMAENYDAHVVGIDLSINMVSFALERAIGRSCSVEFEVADCTTKTYPENTFDVIYSRDTILHIQDKPSLFKSFFKWLKPGGKVLISDYCRSPGKPSEEFAAYIKQRGYDLHDVEAYGQMLKSAGFRDVIAEDRTDQFLGVLEKELAKFEKNKDDFLSDFTQEDYDDIVNGWKAKLQRSSAGEQRWGLFIATK; translated from the exons ATGAACGCCCCCACCGCCGCCGTTGTTTCTGTTAACG GGAAGATGGGGGTTGAGGAGAGGCAGGCGCAGAAGAGCTACTGGGAGGAGCATTCCAGGAACCTCACCGTCGAGGCCATGATGCTGGACTCCCGCGCTGCCGATCTCGACAAGGAGGAGCGCCCCGAG GTCCTGTCTTTGCTTCCCTCATTCGAAGGAAAATCTGTACTGGAGCTTGGTGCTGGAATAGGCCGTTTCACTGGAGAACTCGCTAAAACAGCTGGGAATGTTCTTGCTTTGGATTTTATTGAAAGTGCAATTAAAAAG AATGAAAGCATTAATGGTCACTACAAGAATGCATCCTTTATGTGTGCTGATGTGACATCCGAGGACCTGGTGCTTCCAGCTAGCTCCATCGATCTGATATTTTCAAATTGGTTATTGATGTATCTTTCAGATGAAGAG GTTGAGCAGCTAGTTCAAAGAATGGTAAAATGGTTGAAGATTGGTGGCTATATCTTCTTTAGGGAATCTTGCTTCCATCAATCTGGAGATTCAAAAAGGAAAGTTAATCCGACACACTATCGGGAACCGAGTTTTTATACTAAG GTTTTCAAAGAGTGCCATACCTTTGATCAAGATGGGAATTCCTTCGAACTTTCTCTGGTTACTTGCAAGTGTATTGGTGCTTATGTTAAAAACAAGAAAAACCAAAACCAG ATATGTTGGCTATGGCAAAAGGTTCAGTCTACAGAAGACAAGGGATTTCAAAGATTTTTGGACAATGTGCAGTACAAAACTAGCGGAATATTACGTTACGAGCGCATCTTTGGAGAAGGTTATGTGAGCACTGGTGGAATTG AGACTACAAAAGAATTTGTGGATAAGCTGGATCTTAAACCTGGACATAAGGTGCTTGATGTTGGATGTGGAATTGGAGGAGGTGACTTTTATATGGCTGAAAATTATGATGCTCATGTTGTTGGTATTGATCTTTCCATAAACATGGTATCATTTGCACTTGAGCGTGCCATTGGCCGCAGTTGCTCAGTTGAGTTTGAAGTTGCTGATTGCACCACAAAGACATACCCAGAAAACACATTTGATGTCATATACAGCCGTGATACTATCCTTCATATACAA GACAAACCCTCTTTGTTCAAAAGTTTCTTCAAATGGCTGAAGCCTGGGGGCAAGGTCCTTATCAGCGACTACTGCAGGAGTCCTGGGAAACCATCAGAGGAATTTGCAGCGTACATCAAGCAGAGAGGTTATGACCTACATGATGTGGAGGCTTATGGACAG ATGCTGAAGAGTGCTGGTTTTCGTGATGTCATTGCTGAGGATCGAACTGATCAG TTCCTTGGTGTTTTAGAGAAGGAATTagctaaatttgaaaagaacaaGGATGATTTCCTGTCTGACTTCACCCAG GAGGACTACGATGATATTGTGAATGGTTGGAAGGCAAAACTGCAGAGGAGTTCTGCTGGTGAGCAGAGGTGGGGGCTGTTCATCGCCACCAAATGA